DNA from Chloroflexota bacterium:
AATCTCGGAGCGCATCGCAGCCAACGACCGAGCCGTCGCGCACGAGCGGCACACCGCCGCCCAGGCACAACGACAGCAACCCACGCCCATCACCACCGCGAAGCCGGCCCCGACCCAGGAGGAGCCCGTGCCCACATGCCCCACGCACGGGACATCGAAATGGTCGAAGTTCAACGGCGGCCTCTATTGCCCCAAGAAGCAGGGAGACGCCTACTGCGGTTGGAAGCACGACTGCTCCGCCGCATGCACACACGCAGCCGCGGCGTAACAACCTCGCAGGAGCAAGACCACCAGACACAGCGGATAGGCCCGGGCGGAACCACCGACCCGGGCCTATCCACGCTCAACACCAACCCACGGTACGCCAGGAGAACACAAAGCGCCGTGCGTCGCAGCCGATCATACGAGAACGCACCAACGACCGGCCAGCTCGCAGACTCGCACGGTTACCCCCAGTCTCCGGAGCTGGAAGCACAGGTTCGAGTCCTGTCGGGGGTACCAAGCAGCGGCCGGCCGCGCGGCCGGCGCCGGCTATCGACGGAGAACCGCCGCACGCCCTCCCTGCGCCGCGCCTCGCGTTGGTTTAGCAACCGGCGCCGGCCGTCGGCCCGGCCGCTGTAAACATCGGCAGGCGCCCCCGTTGACATTAGACCCGCGACAGCATTAAGCTCCGCTCGCTAAACCAACCCGAACGGCGCGAGCGAGAGGAGCCGAACCCCTTGTCACCCCAGATCAACCACAGCCGCGGACACGGCTAGACACCGTGCCCCCACGGCAACTCGCATTCTGGCCGGAGCAGCTCGCGCCGCAGCCAGCCGCCGCCACCTCACAGACCGTCGAGGCAACGGAAGTGTTCCTCCGAGCACGCGACATCAAGAACTCAACACGCGAGCATTACCGCGAGACATTCCGCCGCCTGGCCGCATTCTCGCCGGCGCTGCCAGCAACCGCACTCGACCTCGAGGTATTCCTGGCGGCGCAGCACGTCGCGCCACACACCCGCGACGGCTATTACCGCGACCTACACGCCTTCTACGCCTGGGCAGCCCGCCGCTTGCACGTGCCGGACGCCGCCCAAGACCTGACGCGAACACGCCTGGCACGGCCGCTGCCAAAGGTCCTCACACGCACCGAAGTAGTGGCATTACTGAGACGCACCACCGACAGACGCGACCGCGCAATTATCGCATTCGCACTCGACACCGGGGCGCGATTGCACGAACTCGCAGGCGTACGGCGCTCAGACATCGACATCACCGCCGACCTCGACAAGGACCCGCACCACGAAGTGCGACTACGCGGATCACACCACACACCGGACGACTGGCGCAGCAAGACCGGGCCGCGAATCGTGCCACTGAGCCAACCAGCCGCCGCATTACTCACAGGGATAGGCGACGGCGACCACCTATGGATCTCACGCGCCCGGCGCACCGCCGGCCAACCACTCACAAACACAGGCATACAAACAATCATCAAACGCGCCACACACGCAGCACTCGGCCGGCCAATCGGGCCGCACACATTACGCCACACATTCGCCACGCTCTACCTACGCGCAGGGGGCGACCTCGAAAGCCTACGCCGCATCCTGGGACACAGCGACGTAGCGACGACACTGATCTACCTACACCTAGTCACAGCCGACCTCGCCGAAAAGCACGCGCGATTCACC
Protein-coding regions in this window:
- a CDS encoding tyrosine-type recombinase/integrase is translated as MPPRQLAFWPEQLAPQPAAATSQTVEATEVFLRARDIKNSTREHYRETFRRLAAFSPALPATALDLEVFLAAQHVAPHTRDGYYRDLHAFYAWAARRLHVPDAAQDLTRTRLARPLPKVLTRTEVVALLRRTTDRRDRAIIAFALDTGARLHELAGVRRSDIDITADLDKDPHHEVRLRGSHHTPDDWRSKTGPRIVPLSQPAAALLTGIGDGDHLWISRARRTAGQPLTNTGIQTIIKRATHAALGRPIGPHTLRHTFATLYLRAGGDLESLRRILGHSDVATTLIYLHLVTADLAEKHARFTPLANWEREEVNK